Genomic DNA from Hordeum vulgare subsp. vulgare chromosome 2H, MorexV3_pseudomolecules_assembly, whole genome shotgun sequence:
GGTTATTGTTGTTGACGTTGATCGTTTTAAAGCTGAACATCGGGTACTTATCATTTCCGTTAATCAAGCCGTGCTCTTTGTGCTAACTACATAGTTGCCTTTGCTGTTTTATTTTGTAGGCTCGCCTCCCCACATATGGTCAACTTGAGAATCTCTCCTATTATACATTTAAGTAAACTAGTGCAGGCTGCTCAACTTTTGTGGAAAGGCTGTGTTATTGTGGGAGTAGCATATATAGAGAGACAGTGACGGATTGCCATTTGGATTTTGAGAACTCTGATAAATGATTCTTACGTTTGCACTCCTCTCTCCGAGCCATCACTTGGAAACAAGGCTATGTTGGCCGACATGTATTAGTTTTGCAAGTTGAACATGTACGGTGCTTTTTTTGTCCAGAATTATTTGTCGGGAAAATTGATGCATCTAAATATATTTTAATTCTGGATAACAGACGAGTTTGTAAAGAGTTATGCGcggaaaggaaatttaaatctcatTCAAAACTACTTCCTCCGACCCATAATGTAAAACGTTTTTGTAAGTTAGCATAGCTTGCAAAAACTTATATTGTGGAGCGGGGGGGCTAACATTCAAAATTCAGGATTCAGCTTGTCCGAAAGCTCTGACCGGGCCTATTTTTCAAACCCATTCAAAACCAAAATTCAAACTTCAGGAGTCAACTTGAGTGAAACCTCTGACAGCTTATCTGTTTGTGCCTCGTAATTGGAATGTTTTGGGATCAGCTACTGGGTGATATATTGGTGCAGTCGGTAGAGAAAAAGATACATTTTGTGGGCTTCGATCGATGCTGAGATTCAGAGCCTCAAGTGCTGCTGCTTGAGTGCAGACGAGACCTTGTAGTGCCGCTGGATCACCTCctccgccgtcgtgctgctgtacCGCAAGCTGCCGTCGCCGTCGGTGACGATCGGCTCTATCACCGTCGTCGACGATGCGGTGCGGTCCGTCCGGAAGAAGCACGCCACCGAGACCCGCGGTCCCACGCCGTTGGCCACGACGCGGTGCTCCACGCTCTTGAACCTGCCGTTTGACATGATCTGCAGGAAGTCCCCGACGTTCACCACCAGCGCCCCCGCCACCGGCGGCACGTCCACCCACACCGGCTGCTTCTGTTTTTCGCCGCCATCGGCCTCGTGGTCGAGGAGTATCTGGAGGCCGCCGACGGCGTCCTGGAGGAGCACGGTGAGGTAGTTGGCGTCGGAGTGCCGCGGGGTGCCGAGGGTGAGGTGCGGCTCCGGGCACGCCGGGTAGTAGTGGCAGGCGAGGCTGACGCCGTCGAGGCACCGGTGCTCCTCCTCGAGGTGGCCGGGGCGGAGGCCCAGCGCCTCCGACAGCAGCCCCAGCAGCGTCCGGCCAAGCCCCTCCTGCAGCAGccgcgcgtactccggcgcgacgCTCCTGCACGCCGACGGGATCTCCTCCGGCGCCGGCAGCTCCATGAAGAGCGTGTCGCGCCAGTTGGCCGCCCGCGACTTGAACAGGTTGAGGTTGCTCTGGTACCGGACGCGCCGGCCGAGGTCGCGGGTGTAGAACGGCGCCTTGGCCTCCACCGGCTCCTCGAAGAAGCCGCGCACCGCCGCGAGCATCGCCGCCGTGGCCGCCTCCGGCACGCCGTGGCCGACCACCTGGAAGAAGCCCGCCGTTTCCACCGCCTCCCTCACCTGCGCGACCACCGCGGCTCGCGCGGTGCCCACGGCGGACAGGTCGATGACCGGGACGGTGAAGCGATGGGGTCGAGGCGTGGCGTCCGGGAGGGACTCCGGCGGGTGGTGGAAGATGGACGGGACGGCGGTGACACCCCCGTCGACGAGGCCCTTCACGCCGGCCTTGGTGTCGTCGAACGCCTTGAGGTCGAGGGCACGGAGGTTGTCGGCGGAGGCCATGGACGCGCGCTCGGTGGAACTCTTGAGTTTGTGCGCGCCACAAGTGGAGTAGTCGTGGCTCTCTCTTTATCCAACGTCTAGTGGCTGCACATATATTCGATACATGCTGCTGCCGCGTCACCCACCACTAATATAAATGAATGATTCGGTGCAAGCAAAAAGCTACTGAATATCAAGAAATAATAGCCAGAAGCGTAGTGCGCATTTGTTTGCGCATATACTGGTATGGGACAAGATTTTACTATAATAGCACTACTTATGCAATATATACATGAAACAAAACATTAATGTACAGatttatatttttaaaataattcattatgttgattACAAAGAATACTTAGTTTTGATTGTGAATTTTTATATCACATAGATTAATAACTGATGAACTGTGCGGCATGCACATGAGTTTCTTTTGCAAATATAACCTTGTGTACTACTCTCTCTGTACCTAAAAAACTATAGTTGAAACGAATTAGTCTAGTTCTTTCCAGCTACAATTATTATTTAGGTATAAAAAAGTATTAACTTGGGGTAAAAATATTGCATGCCATGAAGATGAAATGGACTACTCAACCGAACCACCGTCGGCCACCACCTGCAGATGGGAGGGGAAAACATAACATGCCTGCTAAGTAAGAGGTTGAGAATACGTATCACTCAGAGAAAAAGTAAGAGGTTGAGAATACCactcacactagtagaaaatgagtCTTTCGGTCGAAGCCCAAAACCATAttaaccgtgggagaatatatatatatgtcatagttaatttacggtttcttgatcaattcataggatatgaaaattgcataggatagcaatatgtttcatttgaatcctaaagataattttctctttagttgtactgaaacatgtttccttattgcagcagtatgtaacatgtgtttcattttaatttgtttctgttgtagTAGTGACaaacattgtccagaactcatggacttccttcacagcggcatcacttttgctaccgttgacataacgaacgacaagctgaatatgaggtacagcttcggtattgagataccaactggttgtctcattgatctccaaacggtattcaggcttcgacatgtcaggacttaatatgaagaccaatttcccaaagtctcagcacaaactttgggagaaggccccacttgatcgtatcaacattgagtatgcaccaaaagatgcatacgtttcatacgagttgtactgcaagattcgagtcgtcaactatggccagcgtcacctcgaagaagttggacattctgattcatacgattcagacgagtagtgttctgaacgtcgaacacttgtatatatatctatggtagctattattatgtactgtttggactagtatcatgtactgtttggaccaatttatatatgtctagtttctgtttgtgccattatagtttccaaatttgaatggtttagccctttctaactttatttgctacttttgaatggtttagccctttctaacttcatggtatcatgcattttgaccacatatatatacaaaaagtcttcagttcaaataagttcaaaaaatgaaatcccttttgtaacagatctgtttttgattaaaacagtcatttaaaaatgaaagaccattagtcccatgtGGCATGCAGCGGAACCacatggcgtgcagcggaaccacgtggcgtgccgcggaaccacttctgttgtggggtcgcttttccttcttctccttgtgcagatattttttatgcattagggaaagaaggaatagcgaccatcatcgacggtcgaaaaatcaggtgagggagtgtccaccatacatgagagaagaagaatgtcgactgttgttgtgggggttgcttctccttcttctctttgtgctagatatttgttatgcactaggggaagaaggagtagcgaccatcatcgatggtcgaaaaatcaggtgagagagtgtccaccatatatgagagaagaagaatgtcgactgttgctgtgggggtcgtttctccttcttctccttgtgctagatattttttatgcactagggtaagtaggagtagcgaccatcatcgacggttgaaaaatcaggggagctagtgtccaccatatatgagagaagaagaatgtcgtctcttgttgtgggggtcgcttctccttcttctccttgtgctagatatttgttatgtgtctttgaatggtgcattttgaacacacaaaaagtatggagtttaaataagttcaaaaaaatgaaatccctttgtaacggatgagttctcgtttgaaactctgatacttcgagaaagattgtccgttttgtacacgaagtgcatccagtttttgccctaaccctctcaactttctctcacatgctatgtgggtgaagtgatgataccatgccaacttggaacctttttagagttcatttcaaatgcttttcaatttcatggtcttataactcaaaataatcagtaaatgcatgaaaaataacaaatgaagtcagaaagggttgtaaattgatgatgtgcctttgaatggtagattttgaacacagaaaaactatggagttcaaataagttcaaaaaaaatgaaatccctttgtaacagacgagtttccgtatgaaaccctaatacttccaaagagattgtctgttttgtacacgaagtgcatccagtttttgccgtagccctctcaactttctcgcacatgctatgtgggtgaaatgatgataccatgccaacttggaaccttttcagagtttatttcaaatgcttttcaatttcttggtcttatagctcaaaataatcagtaaatgcatgaaaaataacaaatgaagtcagaaagggttgtaaatttatgatgtggctttgaatggtgcattttaaacacagaaaaactatggagttcaaataagttcaaaaaaatgaaatccctttgtaacagacgagtttccgtatgaaaccgtgatacttcgaaagagattgtccgttttgtacactaagtgcatccagtttttgccgtaactctctcaactttctcgcacatgctatgtgggtgaaatgatgataccatgccaacttggaaccttttcagagttcatttcaaatgcttttcaatttcatggtcttatagctcaaaataatcactaaatgcatgaaaaataacaaatgaagtcggaaagggttgtaaattgatgatgtgcctttgaatggtgcattttgaacacagaaaaactatggagttcaaat
This window encodes:
- the LOC123429144 gene encoding DIBOA-glucoside dioxygenase BX6-like: MASADNLRALDLKAFDDTKAGVKGLVDGGVTAVPSIFHHPPESLPDATPRPHRFTVPVIDLSAVGTARAAVVAQVREAVETAGFFQVVGHGVPEAATAAMLAAVRGFFEEPVEAKAPFYTRDLGRRVRYQSNLNLFKSRAANWRDTLFMELPAPEEIPSACRSVAPEYARLLQEGLGRTLLGLLSEALGLRPGHLEEEHRCLDGVSLACHYYPACPEPHLTLGTPRHSDANYLTVLLQDAVGGLQILLDHEADGGEKQKQPVWVDVPPVAGALVVNVGDFLQIMSNGRFKSVEHRVVANGVGPRVSVACFFRTDRTASSTTVIEPIVTDGDGSLRYSSTTAEEVIQRHYKVSSALKQQHLRL